A region of Desulfolithobacter dissulfuricans DNA encodes the following proteins:
- a CDS encoding DUF4405 domain-containing protein: protein MNLRKITSLTMLISFVLLVVTSIILYIVPQGRVAYWADWKLWGLTKSQWGDLHINLGFLFLLAGFLHIVYNWKAIVAYLKDKSRQLKIFTANFNVALLLTLVVALGTYFQVPPMSTVINISDAIKDAAAEKYGEPPYGHAELSSLKLFARQTNLDLNQAMDLLTQAGIKFDGEQDKLIDIAKKNNVSPKKLYEIMLPAKKETETTHGLPDAPPAGFGRQALAEVCTRYGLNMPTVLRELKKQGISADPAKTIKEIAADNDMDPHALFEVLHGVATEK from the coding sequence ATGAACCTGCGAAAAATCACCTCGCTGACCATGCTCATATCCTTTGTTCTGCTGGTCGTCACCAGCATCATCCTCTACATTGTCCCCCAGGGACGGGTCGCCTACTGGGCGGACTGGAAACTGTGGGGCCTGACCAAGAGCCAATGGGGTGACCTGCATATCAATCTGGGCTTTCTCTTTCTGCTGGCCGGGTTTCTCCATATTGTCTATAACTGGAAAGCCATTGTCGCCTATCTCAAGGATAAGAGCAGACAGCTCAAGATATTTACCGCCAATTTCAACGTGGCCCTGCTCCTGACCCTGGTCGTAGCCCTGGGAACCTATTTCCAGGTTCCACCCATGAGTACGGTCATAAACATAAGTGACGCCATCAAGGATGCGGCTGCGGAAAAATATGGTGAACCGCCCTACGGCCATGCCGAACTCTCCTCGCTCAAGCTCTTCGCCCGGCAGACCAACCTGGATCTGAACCAGGCCATGGACCTGCTGACCCAGGCCGGGATCAAGTTTGACGGCGAGCAGGATAAACTGATCGACATTGCCAAGAAGAACAACGTCTCGCCCAAGAAGCTTTACGAGATCATGCTGCCGGCCAAAAAAGAGACCGAAACCACCCATGGTTTGCCGGACGCGCCGCCGGCCGGGTTTGGTCGCCAGGCACTGGCCGAGGTCTGCACCCGGTATGGCCTCAACATGCCGACCGTCCTGCGGGAGCTTAAGAAACAGGGCATCAGCGCGGATCCGGCAAAGACCATCAAGGAAATTGCCGCCGATAACGATATGGATCCCCACGCGCTCTTCGAGGTGCTGCATGGAGTGGCTACAGAAAAATAA
- a CDS encoding rhodanese-like domain-containing protein, with protein sequence MKVEQQYINLSSDQLRAYLAGHAEEEYVLVDVRQPEEYRRGHIPGARLLPLAELGARLPELPTDRDIIFY encoded by the coding sequence ATGAAAGTGGAGCAGCAGTACATAAATTTAAGCAGTGATCAGCTCCGGGCCTATCTGGCCGGACATGCCGAGGAGGAGTACGTACTGGTGGATGTGCGCCAGCCCGAGGAGTATCGGCGTGGTCATATTCCCGGCGCCCGGCTCCTGCCCCTGGCCGAGCTGGGCGCCCGGCTGCCGGAACTGCCAACGGATCGGGATATCATCTTTTACTGA
- a CDS encoding ferritin-like domain-containing protein, with amino-acid sequence MLGWNGEVLPDFPALRVFDLETDPRNLLYTAMDLERGAQRFYTMVLEKYPDQSFSGAIDLLARAEEGHARLVYNYWARDQDSVPPFTPLYEALPGDILESGQDVEEMVARFDRLKGPACVNVVEMALSIEMAAYDLYRNMAHRFSGTEMEAPFLALAQAEKEHMRIAADALLGCAGS; translated from the coding sequence ATGCTCGGCTGGAACGGCGAGGTGCTGCCCGACTTTCCGGCCCTGCGAGTATTTGATCTGGAGACTGATCCCCGCAATCTCCTCTACACGGCCATGGATCTGGAGCGGGGTGCACAGCGTTTCTACACCATGGTGCTTGAGAAATATCCAGACCAGTCCTTTTCCGGGGCCATCGACCTGCTGGCCCGGGCCGAGGAGGGTCATGCCCGGCTGGTCTACAACTACTGGGCCCGCGACCAGGACAGCGTGCCCCCCTTTACACCACTGTATGAGGCCCTGCCCGGCGATATCCTTGAGTCCGGCCAGGATGTGGAGGAGATGGTGGCCCGTTTCGACCGGCTCAAGGGGCCGGCCTGTGTCAATGTGGTGGAAATGGCGCTTTCCATAGAGATGGCCGCCTATGATCTGTATCGCAACATGGCGCACCGTTTTTCAGGTACGGAAATGGAGGCGCCCTTTCTGGCCCTTGCCCAGGCGGAAAAGGAGCATATGCGGATCGCCGCCGATGCTCTCCTGGGCTGCGCAGGTTCGTGA
- a CDS encoding MFS transporter translates to MTDARRPSAGGQTGAGTNRLAAMALTYFLGVFNDNFFKQAALLLAVAGGMSQLQGRATELFSLPFIFFSAWGGWLADRFVKRQVLVLAKFLELVAMVIGSWAIITLNWFWILVMIFVMGLQSTLFGPALNGTIPELHPADRVPWVNSILKLVTTAAILLGMALAGFALDQQWLSTPVPFGRLLVAATVLICSLSGLFTSFYIPVHPAAGSRAEFPWSGPLASLMDAMELPRDPLLLLAVGCDVFFYFISLLAVLVINTLGLVELGLGKSATSLLSVSLMVGVCGGALVAGRWTTVWRWTHVLAPGALGMGVCMAGAGLLVRWGGAGVYPALLTILGCTGWFGGLFLIPVSAAIQIRPDATRRGRVIAAANFLSFSGMWCSGRIYSLLDRALAPSSAMVILGLGTVVAAVLIAVIVWRPGGLKQQER, encoded by the coding sequence ATGACTGATGCCAGGCGGCCATCGGCAGGCGGGCAAACCGGGGCAGGGACAAACCGGTTGGCGGCCATGGCCCTCACCTACTTCCTCGGCGTCTTCAACGATAATTTTTTCAAGCAGGCTGCCCTGCTGCTGGCCGTGGCCGGGGGCATGAGCCAGCTCCAGGGCCGGGCCACCGAACTCTTTTCCCTGCCCTTCATCTTTTTTTCCGCCTGGGGAGGCTGGCTGGCGGATCGTTTTGTCAAGAGACAGGTTCTGGTCCTGGCCAAGTTCCTGGAGCTGGTGGCCATGGTAATCGGCAGCTGGGCCATAATCACCCTGAACTGGTTCTGGATCCTGGTCATGATCTTTGTCATGGGGCTGCAGTCCACCCTCTTTGGTCCGGCACTCAATGGTACCATTCCCGAGCTCCATCCCGCCGACAGGGTGCCCTGGGTCAATTCCATTCTCAAGCTGGTCACCACCGCGGCCATTCTCCTTGGCATGGCTCTGGCCGGCTTTGCCCTGGACCAGCAATGGCTGTCCACACCGGTACCCTTTGGTCGGCTGCTGGTCGCCGCCACGGTCCTTATCTGCTCCCTGTCCGGGCTGTTTACCAGTTTTTATATCCCCGTCCATCCTGCCGCCGGCAGTCGAGCGGAGTTTCCCTGGTCTGGTCCCCTGGCCTCGCTCATGGACGCAATGGAGCTGCCCCGGGACCCCCTGCTACTGCTGGCGGTCGGCTGTGATGTGTTTTTCTATTTCATCAGTCTCCTGGCCGTGCTGGTGATCAACACCCTGGGCCTTGTGGAGCTGGGGCTTGGCAAGTCGGCCACTTCCTTGCTTTCCGTGTCCCTGATGGTCGGAGTCTGTGGCGGGGCCCTGGTGGCCGGGCGGTGGACCACTGTTTGGCGCTGGACCCATGTCCTGGCCCCCGGAGCGCTGGGCATGGGAGTGTGCATGGCCGGGGCGGGTCTGCTGGTCCGCTGGGGAGGTGCAGGGGTGTATCCGGCCCTGCTGACCATCCTGGGTTGTACCGGCTGGTTCGGCGGGTTGTTTCTCATTCCGGTATCCGCTGCCATTCAGATCAGGCCGGATGCCACCAGACGGGGCCGGGTTATCGCCGCGGCCAACTTTCTCTCCTTTTCCGGTATGTGGTGCTCCGGTCGGATATATTCCCTGCTGGACCGTGCGCTGGCCCCGTCGTCGGCCATGGTGATTCTCGGTCTTGGCACCGTTGTTGCCGCGGTGCTGATTGCGGTGATTGTTTGGCGGCCCGGTGGTCTGAAGCAGCAGGAACGATGA
- a CDS encoding cation-transporting P-type ATPase produces the protein MKSVPARPWHAMAVDEVVALLQTDSVRGLDQDEVERRLRRFGPNVLTAKKGRPAWLRFLLQFHQPLIYILIVSGLITAGLREWVDSGVIFGVVLANAIAGFIQESRAENALAALARTMVSHTLVRRSGEKREVASANLVVGDIVLLQAGDKVPADLRLVRARELQVDESALTGESVPVAKSVDPVPEDTMLAERIDMVYGSSMVTHGQGTGVVVATGGDTEVGRISELIFSAEDLETPLTRKIARFSRVLLYAILILAAVTVVVGLLRGKPLLDMFMAAVALAVGAIPEGLPAAVTITLAIGVSRMARRRAIIRKLPAVETLGSVTVICSDKTGTLTENQMTVQAIVAGSEHYEVSGSGYAPFGRIVRMDGREDDGSRALAECLRAGLLCNDSELVEKDGQWQVQGDPTEGALLVVAVKAGLDRAEQQARFPRLDVIPFESRYQYMATLHADERNGHRLVYVKGAVERIIERCDQALDGSGRLVAIDRERILGDVDHLAARGMRVLAFARLEMAPETERISHDDLASGLVFLGLQGMIDPPRAEAVTAVRICQEAGIKVKMITGDHPATAAAIAEQIGLVHRRDAALPVVTGEDLATCSDGELQRTVEQANVFARATPEQKIRLVQALQARGHVVAMTGDGVNDAPALKQADIGVAMGRAGTDVAREAADMVLTDDNFSSIEAAIEEGRGVFDNLTKFIVWTLPTNLGEGLVILVAIFLGTTLPILPVQILWINMTTAGFLGLMLAFEPKEPGIMQRRPRDPETPILTSELIIRVLLVGTLLLIGAFGLFRWELAGGASLDEARTVAVNVFVIMELFYLFNCRSLDRSVFQLGMFSNLWVLGGVCAMVVLQAVYTYVPLMNELFQTSSIGLFSWIRIGLAGLLCYAVVEMEKKYRRRIRARKKEKEGR, from the coding sequence ATGAAGAGTGTACCCGCCAGGCCATGGCATGCCATGGCTGTCGATGAGGTTGTTGCCCTGCTGCAGACAGACTCCGTAAGGGGCCTGGACCAGGATGAGGTGGAGCGCCGGTTGCGCCGCTTCGGGCCCAACGTCCTGACTGCGAAAAAGGGACGACCAGCCTGGCTGCGTTTTCTCCTCCAGTTCCACCAGCCGCTCATCTACATCCTGATAGTGTCCGGCCTGATAACCGCCGGGCTTCGCGAGTGGGTCGATTCAGGGGTTATCTTCGGCGTGGTACTGGCCAATGCCATTGCCGGCTTTATCCAGGAATCCAGGGCTGAAAACGCCCTCGCTGCCCTGGCCAGGACCATGGTCTCCCACACCCTGGTCCGTCGCAGTGGAGAAAAAAGGGAGGTGGCTTCGGCGAATCTGGTGGTGGGCGACATCGTTCTTCTCCAGGCCGGCGACAAGGTGCCTGCCGATCTGCGGCTTGTCCGGGCCAGGGAGCTGCAAGTGGATGAATCGGCCCTGACCGGCGAATCGGTTCCAGTGGCAAAATCCGTGGACCCCGTACCCGAAGACACCATGCTCGCCGAGCGGATCGACATGGTCTATGGCTCGTCCATGGTTACCCATGGTCAGGGAACGGGGGTGGTCGTTGCCACCGGTGGTGATACCGAAGTGGGGCGGATTTCCGAGCTCATCTTCTCAGCCGAAGATCTGGAGACGCCGCTGACCCGCAAGATCGCCCGCTTCAGCCGGGTGCTGCTCTACGCCATTTTGATCCTGGCCGCGGTGACCGTTGTGGTGGGGCTGCTGCGGGGCAAGCCGCTGCTCGACATGTTCATGGCTGCGGTGGCTCTGGCGGTGGGCGCGATCCCCGAGGGGCTGCCGGCCGCGGTGACCATAACCCTGGCCATCGGCGTTTCCCGCATGGCCAGGCGACGGGCTATCATCCGGAAGTTGCCGGCCGTGGAGACCCTGGGCAGCGTGACCGTGATCTGTTCGGATAAGACCGGCACCCTGACCGAAAATCAGATGACCGTCCAGGCCATTGTCGCCGGAAGTGAACATTACGAGGTCAGCGGCTCCGGGTACGCGCCCTTTGGGCGAATCGTCCGCATGGACGGCCGGGAGGATGACGGTTCCCGCGCCCTGGCCGAATGTCTGCGGGCCGGGCTGCTCTGCAACGACAGTGAGCTGGTTGAAAAAGACGGTCAGTGGCAGGTGCAGGGAGATCCCACCGAGGGGGCGCTGCTGGTGGTGGCGGTCAAGGCCGGGCTGGACCGGGCAGAGCAGCAGGCCAGGTTCCCCCGGCTTGACGTGATTCCCTTTGAATCCCGTTACCAGTACATGGCCACCCTGCACGCGGATGAACGGAACGGTCATAGGCTGGTCTATGTCAAAGGGGCGGTGGAGCGCATTATCGAGCGTTGCGATCAGGCCCTTGATGGTTCCGGCCGGCTCGTGGCCATCGATCGGGAGCGTATTCTGGGAGATGTCGATCATCTGGCGGCCCGGGGCATGCGGGTCCTGGCCTTTGCCCGCCTGGAGATGGCACCCGAAACAGAGCGGATCAGCCACGATGACCTGGCTTCGGGCCTGGTTTTTCTCGGCTTGCAGGGTATGATCGATCCGCCGCGGGCCGAGGCGGTGACCGCGGTCAGAATCTGCCAGGAGGCCGGGATCAAGGTCAAGATGATCACCGGTGATCATCCTGCCACCGCAGCCGCCATTGCCGAACAGATCGGGCTTGTGCACAGGCGGGACGCTGCCTTGCCGGTGGTGACCGGTGAGGACCTGGCCACCTGTTCCGACGGGGAACTGCAGCGGACTGTGGAGCAGGCCAATGTCTTTGCCCGGGCCACCCCCGAGCAGAAGATACGTCTTGTCCAGGCCCTGCAGGCCCGCGGCCATGTGGTGGCCATGACCGGTGACGGGGTCAACGACGCGCCGGCCCTGAAACAGGCTGATATCGGCGTGGCCATGGGCCGGGCCGGGACCGATGTGGCCCGGGAGGCGGCCGACATGGTGCTGACCGATGACAACTTCAGCTCCATCGAGGCTGCCATCGAGGAAGGGCGGGGGGTGTTTGACAACCTGACCAAATTCATCGTCTGGACCCTGCCGACAAATCTCGGCGAGGGGCTGGTGATCCTGGTGGCTATCTTTCTCGGCACCACGTTGCCTATCCTTCCGGTGCAGATCCTGTGGATCAACATGACTACGGCCGGATTCCTCGGCCTGATGCTGGCCTTTGAACCCAAGGAGCCGGGTATCATGCAGCGCAGACCACGTGATCCTGAGACCCCTATTCTCACCTCTGAACTTATAATCAGAGTTTTGCTGGTGGGGACCCTGCTGCTCATCGGGGCCTTTGGCCTGTTCCGCTGGGAACTGGCCGGGGGAGCATCCCTTGACGAGGCCCGGACCGTGGCGGTGAACGTCTTTGTGATCATGGAACTCTTTTATCTCTTCAACTGCCGGTCCCTGGACAGGTCGGTCTTTCAGCTGGGTATGTTTTCCAACCTGTGGGTTCTGGGCGGGGTCTGCGCCATGGTGGTGCTGCAGGCCGTGTACACCTATGTGCCGCTCATGAACGAGCTTTTCCAGACCAGTAGTATCGGGCTTTTTTCCTGGATACGCATCGGGCTGGCCGGCCTGTTATGTTACGCAGTGGTGGAAATGGAGAAAAAATACCGCCGCCGGATCCGGGCTCGGAAAAAGGAAAAAGAGGGCCGGTAG
- the selB gene encoding selenocysteine-specific translation elongation factor, with amino-acid sequence MREIILGTAGHVDHGKTSLIRALTGIETDRLKEEKERGITIELGFAHLDLPCGHRIGIVDVPGHEKFVRNMVAGAAGMDLVAFIIAADEGIMPQTKEHFDICRLLGVRDGIIILTKKDMVDEEWLEMVQEEVQEFFTESFLEEAPLLTVSSVTGEDIDEVLRVLDEKVAALDFSEEFGPFRLAVDRVFSMKGFGTVITGTSLSGRIGVGDDLMFYPGELQAKIRGIQVHGQDVELVEAGHRTAINLQGIEKEEINRGDVAATPGSLTPSTLLDVDFHYLAENERELKNRTQVRVHVGTREIIGRVVLLETDTLMPGEDAAVQLILQEPAAVWPGDRYVLRSYSPVTTIGGGTILNNAPPKRKRTASRDRTRNREIFHIYRSGSLDERMLLFLEESGPQGLTADQLATRLGIFGKKLKKQLQQPVSTGRILVVDSENQRYVAAPVVEGIKERVLDILAAYHRENPLKSGLAKEELRSRLRPPLDAKLFSYILSTLTKKGQIAVEGAEVRLSGHEVTLQVDEKEMQEKITGLYREAGLRPPNLKDVLATFEEFPEKQIRQVIDLLLQEGILVKVTESLYFHSREIDTLAERLTDHIRKEGEIDAPRFKELTGLTRKFSIPLLEYFDRIKLTIRIGDKRVLRKK; translated from the coding sequence ATGCGTGAAATTATTCTTGGCACAGCAGGACATGTCGATCACGGCAAGACCTCCCTCATCCGGGCCCTGACCGGCATCGAAACAGACCGGCTCAAGGAGGAAAAGGAACGGGGAATCACCATCGAGCTCGGCTTTGCCCATCTTGATCTACCCTGCGGCCACCGGATCGGGATCGTCGATGTGCCCGGCCATGAAAAATTTGTCCGCAACATGGTTGCCGGTGCCGCAGGTATGGACCTGGTGGCCTTTATCATTGCCGCCGATGAAGGGATCATGCCCCAGACAAAAGAACATTTTGATATCTGTCGTCTGCTTGGCGTCCGGGACGGCATCATCATCCTGACCAAGAAGGACATGGTGGACGAGGAATGGCTGGAGATGGTCCAGGAGGAGGTACAGGAGTTCTTCACGGAAAGTTTTCTTGAAGAGGCGCCGCTCTTGACCGTATCGTCGGTGACAGGTGAAGACATTGACGAGGTCCTCAGAGTGCTGGACGAAAAGGTCGCAGCCCTGGACTTCAGCGAAGAGTTCGGTCCCTTTCGGTTGGCGGTGGACCGGGTCTTTTCCATGAAGGGCTTCGGAACGGTCATCACCGGGACCTCGCTTTCCGGCCGTATCGGCGTGGGCGACGATCTGATGTTCTATCCCGGCGAACTGCAGGCCAAGATCCGCGGCATCCAGGTCCATGGCCAGGATGTGGAGCTGGTGGAGGCCGGCCACCGGACCGCGATCAACCTGCAGGGAATTGAAAAGGAGGAGATCAACCGGGGCGACGTGGCCGCCACGCCGGGCAGCCTGACCCCCTCGACCCTGCTGGACGTCGACTTCCACTACCTGGCGGAAAACGAACGGGAGCTCAAGAACCGGACCCAGGTCCGGGTTCATGTGGGCACCAGGGAAATCATCGGCCGGGTTGTCCTGCTGGAAACCGATACCCTGATGCCCGGCGAGGATGCGGCCGTGCAGCTGATCCTCCAGGAACCCGCGGCTGTATGGCCCGGGGATCGGTATGTCCTGCGCTCCTACTCACCGGTCACCACCATCGGCGGCGGCACCATTTTAAACAACGCGCCGCCCAAACGTAAGCGCACTGCCAGTCGGGACCGGACCCGCAACCGGGAGATATTCCATATTTACCGGAGCGGCAGTCTGGATGAACGGATGCTGCTCTTCCTGGAGGAAAGCGGTCCACAGGGACTCACCGCCGATCAATTGGCCACCCGGCTGGGTATCTTTGGCAAGAAACTGAAAAAACAGCTCCAGCAGCCGGTCTCCACCGGCAGGATCCTGGTGGTGGACTCGGAAAACCAGCGCTATGTGGCGGCGCCGGTGGTGGAGGGCATCAAAGAAAGGGTGCTGGATATCCTGGCCGCATACCACCGGGAAAATCCGCTCAAGAGCGGCCTGGCCAAGGAAGAACTCCGCTCGCGGCTGCGACCGCCGCTGGATGCCAAACTGTTCTCCTATATACTTTCCACCCTGACGAAAAAGGGACAGATCGCTGTCGAGGGGGCCGAGGTGCGCCTGTCAGGCCACGAGGTCACTCTCCAGGTGGACGAGAAAGAGATGCAGGAAAAGATCACCGGTCTGTACCGCGAAGCCGGCCTGCGGCCGCCTAACCTGAAAGACGTGCTGGCCACTTTCGAGGAGTTTCCCGAAAAACAGATCCGCCAGGTCATTGACCTGCTCCTGCAGGAGGGAATCCTGGTCAAGGTGACAGAGTCCCTTTACTTCCACAGCCGGGAAATCGATACCCTGGCGGAAAGACTCACCGACCACATCAGAAAAGAGGGGGAAATCGACGCTCCCCGGTTCAAGGAACTCACCGGCCTGACCCGCAAGTTCTCCATCCCACTGCTCGAGTATTTCGACCGGATCAAGCTCACCATCCGCATCGGCGACAAACGGGTGCTACGCAAAAAATAA
- a CDS encoding MBL fold metallo-hydrolase: MKIQQLTVGMMGVCCYIVSCEETGKAAIIDPGGDEDRILAACQDDGLEVLYIIATHGHPDHVCGNGPIQQATGAEIIMHRADGEFFARDEVRQYFSMLGLAESPPPDILVEDHDVITFGNQSLKVLHTPGHTPGSICLYGAPNCFTGDTLFVGGVGRTDFPGGSTSELLHSIRTRLLTLPPETVVWPGHGYGGSRSTIGEEAGSNPYI, translated from the coding sequence ATGAAAATTCAACAGCTTACCGTGGGTATGATGGGCGTATGCTGCTACATCGTATCCTGTGAAGAGACCGGCAAAGCGGCGATCATCGATCCGGGAGGTGACGAAGACCGCATTCTGGCGGCCTGCCAGGACGATGGACTGGAGGTTTTGTATATCATCGCCACCCATGGCCACCCGGATCACGTCTGTGGCAACGGCCCCATCCAGCAGGCCACCGGGGCGGAAATCATCATGCACCGGGCTGACGGCGAATTCTTTGCCCGCGACGAAGTACGCCAGTACTTCTCCATGCTGGGCCTGGCCGAATCACCCCCTCCGGATATTCTGGTGGAAGACCACGACGTCATCACCTTTGGCAACCAGTCCCTGAAGGTCCTGCATACCCCGGGTCATACGCCGGGCTCTATCTGTCTCTACGGAGCGCCCAACTGCTTCACCGGCGACACCCTGTTTGTCGGGGGCGTCGGACGGACCGATTTTCCCGGAGGTTCGACCAGCGAACTGCTCCATTCCATCCGCACCAGGCTCCTGACCCTGCCGCCGGAAACCGTCGTCTGGCCTGGACACGGGTACGGAGGCTCCAGGTCCACCATCGGCGAGGAGGCGGGAAGCAACCCCTATATTTAG
- a CDS encoding Mrp/NBP35 family ATP-binding protein: MGHSCGGSCGSDTQSSCHGADAQLAQQDIAITRSLGKIKHKILVMSGKGGVGKSTVAVNLAMGLANRGHRVGLMDVDLHGPDICRMLNLTGSLQPPENPNDLVPPLVYSDKLKVVSLEYMMKDRDDAIIWRGPLKIQAIRQFVADMDWGELDYLIVDAPPGTGDEPLSVAQTIPGVHALVVTTPQAVALADVRKSINFCRTVEMPVVGVVENMSGFICPHCGESVDIFSTGGGEKTARDFDLPFLGRVPMDPRVVVAGDTGKPYLSSDEETPATKAFAAVVDAVEQRLPPGKSAPTLDTISPASGGCGCGSGGCNPDKCDC, translated from the coding sequence ATGGGACATTCATGCGGAGGATCCTGTGGATCCGACACCCAGAGCAGCTGCCACGGGGCCGATGCCCAGCTGGCGCAGCAGGACATCGCCATCACAAGGTCTCTTGGCAAGATCAAACATAAAATCCTGGTCATGAGCGGCAAGGGTGGCGTGGGCAAGTCCACGGTGGCGGTCAACCTGGCCATGGGATTGGCCAACCGCGGCCACCGGGTCGGACTGATGGACGTGGACCTGCACGGACCCGATATCTGCCGGATGCTCAACCTGACCGGCAGCCTGCAGCCACCTGAAAACCCCAACGACCTTGTTCCGCCCCTGGTCTACAGCGACAAGCTCAAGGTAGTCTCGCTTGAGTACATGATGAAGGACCGGGACGACGCCATTATCTGGCGCGGCCCCCTCAAAATCCAGGCCATCCGCCAGTTTGTAGCCGATATGGACTGGGGCGAGCTGGACTACCTTATCGTTGATGCCCCTCCCGGCACCGGCGACGAACCCCTGTCTGTGGCCCAGACCATTCCCGGCGTCCATGCCCTGGTTGTGACCACGCCCCAGGCCGTGGCGCTGGCCGATGTCCGCAAGTCGATCAACTTCTGCCGGACCGTGGAGATGCCCGTGGTCGGCGTGGTTGAGAACATGTCCGGCTTTATCTGCCCCCATTGCGGCGAGAGCGTGGACATCTTCTCAACCGGTGGCGGAGAAAAGACCGCCCGCGACTTTGATCTGCCATTCCTTGGCCGTGTCCCCATGGACCCGCGGGTGGTTGTCGCCGGCGACACGGGCAAACCTTATCTTTCCTCGGATGAGGAAACGCCGGCCACCAAGGCCTTCGCGGCCGTGGTCGATGCCGTGGAACAGCGGCTGCCGCCCGGGAAGAGCGCCCCGACTCTGGACACCATATCCCCGGCCAGTGGCGGCTGCGGCTGCGGCTCCGGCGGATGTAATCCGGACAAGTGCGACTGCTGA
- a CDS encoding Hsp20/alpha crystallin family protein, which yields MDLLSKKILAELEHMQQAGRLLRNMSLARMLPMDSGGWQPPLDVYEGEDEFYIYCDLAGADRDSLSVIAEEHRVRISGRRQLPPRHAIVCVHQLEIELGPFNRVVSLPAAIDVDRVTSAYQQGMLIITMPKKQRKSKVNIRITPGE from the coding sequence ATGGACTTGCTGAGTAAAAAAATTCTGGCAGAGCTCGAGCATATGCAGCAGGCGGGCCGCCTGCTGCGCAATATGTCTCTGGCCCGTATGCTTCCGATGGATTCAGGAGGCTGGCAGCCCCCGCTCGATGTCTATGAAGGGGAAGATGAATTCTACATCTACTGCGATCTGGCCGGGGCCGACCGGGACAGTTTGTCGGTGATCGCCGAGGAACACAGGGTCCGTATCAGTGGCCGCCGCCAGCTGCCGCCCCGTCATGCCATTGTCTGTGTCCATCAGCTGGAGATCGAGCTGGGACCGTTTAACCGGGTCGTCTCCCTGCCCGCGGCCATCGACGTGGATCGGGTGACCTCTGCCTACCAGCAGGGGATGCTCATCATCACCATGCCGAAAAAACAACGGAAAAGCAAGGTCAACATCAGGATAACCCCTGGAGAATAG